The Streptomyces tendae genome has a window encoding:
- a CDS encoding NCS2 family permease produces the protein MSTSAPAKAPVPEQPGSGAASGALDRYFRISERGSTLSREVRGGFATFFAMAYIIVLNPIILGSAKDAFGNQLDNGQLVTATALTAAFTTLLMGVIGNVPIALAAGLGVNSVVALQLAPRMSWPDAMGMVVLAGFVVMILVATGLRERVMNAVPYGLRKAIAIGIGLFIMLIGLVDSGFVSRIPDAAQTTVPLQLGADGHLNGWPVLVFVLGALLTLALIVRKVPGAILISIVTMTVVAVVINAVADVPSWGLTAPDWPGNPVATPDFGLIGQVSLFGGFSEVGVLTGVLFVFTVLLSCFFDAMGTIMGVSDEAKLTDGEGQMPGINKVLFIDGVAVAAGGASSASATTAFVESTAGVGEGARTGFANVVTGGLFALALFLTPVATMVPSQAATPALLAVGFLILAGSIREIDWADHTIAIPAFVTMVMMPFTYSITNGIGMGFLTFVALRLAAGRGREVPKAMYVVAAVFAFYYLLPALGLT, from the coding sequence ATGTCCACGTCGGCCCCCGCCAAGGCGCCCGTCCCCGAGCAGCCGGGGTCCGGAGCCGCGTCCGGCGCCCTCGACCGCTACTTCCGGATCTCCGAGCGCGGCAGCACGCTGTCGCGCGAGGTCCGTGGCGGTTTCGCCACCTTCTTCGCGATGGCCTACATCATCGTGCTGAACCCGATCATCCTGGGCAGCGCGAAGGACGCGTTCGGCAACCAGCTGGACAACGGCCAGCTGGTCACCGCGACCGCCCTGACCGCGGCGTTCACCACGCTGCTCATGGGCGTCATCGGCAACGTCCCGATCGCGCTGGCCGCCGGACTCGGCGTGAACTCGGTGGTCGCCCTCCAGCTCGCGCCCCGCATGTCCTGGCCGGACGCGATGGGCATGGTGGTGCTGGCCGGTTTCGTGGTGATGATCCTGGTCGCCACGGGCCTGCGCGAGCGCGTGATGAACGCCGTGCCCTACGGGCTGCGCAAGGCCATCGCCATCGGTATCGGCCTGTTCATCATGCTGATCGGGCTGGTCGACTCCGGTTTCGTCTCCCGCATCCCGGACGCCGCCCAGACCACCGTCCCGCTCCAGCTCGGCGCGGACGGCCACCTCAACGGCTGGCCGGTCCTCGTCTTCGTGCTCGGCGCGCTGCTCACGCTGGCGCTCATCGTGCGCAAGGTGCCCGGCGCGATCCTCATCTCGATCGTCACGATGACCGTCGTCGCGGTCGTGATCAACGCCGTCGCCGACGTGCCCTCCTGGGGCCTGACCGCGCCCGACTGGCCCGGCAACCCGGTGGCCACCCCCGACTTCGGCCTCATCGGACAGGTCAGCCTGTTCGGCGGATTCTCCGAGGTGGGCGTGCTGACGGGCGTCCTGTTCGTCTTCACCGTGCTGCTGTCGTGCTTCTTCGACGCGATGGGCACGATCATGGGCGTCTCGGACGAGGCCAAACTGACCGACGGCGAGGGCCAGATGCCCGGCATCAACAAGGTGCTGTTCATCGACGGTGTCGCGGTCGCCGCGGGCGGCGCCAGCTCCGCCTCGGCCACCACCGCGTTCGTGGAGTCCACGGCCGGAGTCGGCGAGGGCGCGCGCACCGGCTTCGCCAACGTCGTGACCGGCGGACTGTTCGCCCTGGCGCTGTTCCTCACGCCCGTCGCCACCATGGTCCCGTCCCAGGCGGCCACCCCCGCGCTGCTCGCGGTGGGCTTCCTGATCCTGGCCGGCTCCATCAGGGAGATCGACTGGGCGGACCACACGATCGCCATCCCGGCCTTCGTGACGATGGTGATGATGCCGTTCACCTACTCGATCACCAACGGCATCGGCATGGGCTTCCTCACCTTCGTGGCGCTGCGTCTGGCGGCCGGCCGCGGCCGGGAGGTCCCGAAGGCGATGTACGTGGTGGCGGCGGTCTTCGCCTTCTACTACCTGCTGCCGGCGCTGGGTCTGACCTGA